Proteins from one Nitrospinota bacterium genomic window:
- a CDS encoding trypsin-like peptidase domain-containing protein — translation MNARFQTQPLAFSVFAILCLLLVPATSFAEPRGFNLLEELENAFVSLAEKVRPAVVSLSPYVPPSPSIRKQDSENKGRPNNAGAGVIIDAKRGFIVTNSHVVRNSDKIKVTLFGGKELVGEVLGSDDDTDLAVVKIPEDAAHASVQFGDSSLLKVGQMVVAVGNPYGLSDTMTFGIVSGLNRENVNLSRYEDFIQTDASINPGNSGGPLLNIHGEVIGINTAIINYAQNIGFSIPSNIVNRITAQLIENGEVKRGWLGVGIEPVTPELATKVNLVGGTGVMINSVFEGDPAQRAGLKVGDIILKIAGVAVNSPTGMIRIVGVISPGQTVRLDILRNGQPQVIPVKLDNYQKKKSVQATLTDPQRGFPPLGIELELAQGETEAGVVIKDIVVGSSADIKGLEIGDRILAVNGKDVANPKQYQNILDKIYHGEPVFFLLSRNDKKFHLTLVREN, via the coding sequence ATGAATGCCCGATTTCAGACGCAACCGTTAGCTTTTTCAGTTTTCGCAATTCTTTGCCTTCTTTTAGTTCCCGCGACTTCGTTCGCTGAGCCTCGGGGGTTCAACCTCCTCGAGGAATTGGAGAACGCCTTTGTTTCTCTGGCAGAGAAGGTGCGACCCGCCGTTGTGAGTCTTTCTCCTTACGTTCCACCGTCCCCATCGATTCGCAAGCAGGATTCCGAGAATAAAGGCCGCCCCAATAATGCGGGCGCAGGCGTGATTATTGATGCGAAGCGGGGATTCATCGTCACCAACAGTCATGTGGTCAGAAATTCGGACAAGATAAAGGTTACGTTGTTTGGCGGAAAAGAGCTGGTTGGCGAAGTGCTGGGGTCCGATGACGATACCGATCTGGCCGTGGTGAAAATTCCTGAAGATGCAGCCCATGCTTCGGTACAATTTGGCGATTCCAGTCTATTGAAAGTCGGGCAAATGGTGGTCGCGGTGGGCAACCCCTATGGATTGAGCGACACCATGACCTTTGGCATCGTCAGCGGTTTGAACCGCGAAAACGTCAACCTTTCGCGATATGAGGATTTTATCCAAACGGATGCTTCTATCAATCCCGGTAACAGCGGCGGGCCGTTGCTGAATATCCACGGCGAAGTCATCGGCATCAATACCGCGATCATTAATTACGCACAAAACATAGGGTTCTCTATTCCCTCCAATATTGTGAACAGGATCACGGCTCAACTGATTGAAAACGGCGAAGTCAAGAGAGGGTGGCTGGGAGTCGGGATCGAGCCCGTGACTCCGGAATTGGCGACCAAGGTAAATCTGGTTGGCGGCACGGGGGTCATGATCAACTCCGTTTTTGAAGGCGACCCGGCCCAGCGGGCGGGGCTCAAAGTGGGAGACATCATATTAAAAATTGCCGGGGTTGCCGTGAACTCCCCCACCGGAATGATACGCATTGTCGGCGTCATTTCCCCAGGGCAGACCGTTCGTCTGGATATTCTTCGCAACGGTCAACCGCAGGTTATCCCTGTTAAATTAGACAATTACCAAAAGAAAAAGAGTGTGCAGGCAACGTTGACCGACCCGCAACGGGGTTTCCCCCCCTTGGGGATAGAACTGGAACTGGCCCAGGGTGAAACGGAAGCTGGTGTGGTTATCAAGGATATCGTGGTTGGCAGTTCGGCGGATATAAAAGGCTTGGAAATCGGCGACCGGATTTTAGCAGTCAATGGCAAAGACGTAGCAAACCCCAAGCAATACCAAAATATTCTGGACAAAATTTACCACGGGGAGCCTGTATTTTTTCTATTATCTCGAAATGATAAAAAGTTTCATTTGACCCTTGTACGGGAAAATTGA
- a CDS encoding phosphoadenylyl-sulfate reductase: MNFKDLDNKSAEEILQWTQDTFGKRAGIASSFGMEDMVLIDMVSKLEGDITIFTLDTGRLHEETYEIMEKVRSRYGVTVQTYFPDKEKVEALVRDKGFFSFRESVDNRKECCFIRKVDPLNRALAQLDAWVTGLRREQSVTRTEVPKVDNDSDHPPLVKINPLADWTQEQVEAYIEKHAVPVNALHKRNFPSIGCAPCTRPITEGEDVRAGRWWWENPEHKECGLHRPT; the protein is encoded by the coding sequence ATGAATTTTAAAGATCTGGACAACAAAAGCGCAGAAGAAATCCTGCAATGGACCCAGGACACGTTTGGCAAGCGGGCGGGCATTGCCTCCAGCTTCGGGATGGAAGACATGGTCCTCATTGACATGGTATCCAAATTGGAGGGCGACATCACCATTTTCACCCTGGACACCGGGCGACTCCACGAGGAAACTTACGAAATCATGGAGAAAGTCCGCAGCCGCTATGGCGTGACCGTCCAGACTTATTTCCCCGACAAGGAGAAAGTGGAAGCGTTGGTTCGGGACAAAGGTTTTTTTTCATTCCGGGAAAGCGTGGACAACCGCAAGGAGTGTTGCTTCATTCGCAAGGTGGACCCCTTAAATCGCGCATTGGCCCAGTTGGACGCCTGGGTGACGGGACTGCGCCGCGAACAAAGCGTGACGCGCACGGAGGTTCCCAAAGTCGATAACGACAGCGACCACCCTCCCCTGGTCAAGATCAATCCGCTCGCCGATTGGACTCAGGAGCAGGTGGAAGCCTACATCGAAAAACATGCCGTTCCCGTCAACGCCCTGCACAAAAGAAATTTTCCCAGCATTGGCTGTGCGCCCTGCACACGGCCCATCACCGAGGGCGAGGATGTTCGCGCCGGACGCTGGTGGTGGGAAAACCCGGAGCATAAAGAGTGTGGGTTGCATAGACCCACATAA
- a CDS encoding energy-coupling factor transporter transmembrane component T yields the protein MKKGFSFNHLMPGVYTPGDSVLHRTSVSRKIFLGLAILCLTAWGKWTGIAFVVLVCLSGIILAKTGFKMVLRKLRTFVWFVLFLGIFPVFFTPGTSVETLSVLGVTWEGLEAGALTSCRLMLMFLVSMLFMHTTAPQDLFALNNSGDRGGHSLWVSIREAGTVGLMAFQLLPILCIEVEKWLAVELNSGKDVVRGNLFQKARQVAGLLVPLTVSIFENTEQFSKRLHDEADRKQ from the coding sequence ATGAAAAAAGGATTTTCATTCAACCATCTGATGCCGGGAGTTTACACCCCCGGCGACTCCGTTCTGCACCGAACGTCCGTATCCAGGAAAATTTTCCTCGGTCTGGCAATCCTTTGCCTGACCGCGTGGGGAAAGTGGACGGGAATCGCCTTCGTGGTTTTAGTCTGCCTGTCAGGAATAATTTTAGCCAAAACAGGTTTTAAAATGGTTTTGCGGAAATTGCGGACTTTCGTCTGGTTCGTTCTTTTTCTGGGAATCTTTCCGGTTTTTTTTACACCGGGGACTTCCGTTGAAACCTTATCGGTGTTAGGGGTGACCTGGGAAGGTTTGGAAGCGGGAGCCCTCACGTCCTGCCGGTTGATGCTGATGTTTCTGGTCTCCATGCTGTTCATGCACACCACAGCCCCTCAAGATCTTTTTGCGCTTAACAATTCAGGGGATAGAGGCGGGCACAGCCTTTGGGTTTCCATCAGAGAAGCGGGTACGGTGGGTTTGATGGCGTTTCAACTCCTGCCGATACTCTGCATCGAAGTGGAAAAATGGCTGGCTGTAGAACTGAATAGCGGCAAAGATGTTGTGCGCGGCAATCTATTCCAAAAAGCCCGGCAGGTGGCCGGATTGCTGGTTCCGCTGACGGTATCGATATTCGAAAACACCGAACAGTTTTCAAAACGGTTGCACGATGAGGCAGACCGGAAACAATAA
- a CDS encoding HD domain-containing protein, whose protein sequence is MTSPDRIIEETRKHVKALFADDGSGHDWWHIYRVWTVAGKLGETEGADRTVVELGALLHDIADWKFHDGDNTIGPKKARQWLESQGADANTIGHVCDIVATISYKGAGVSTPMQTLEGKVVQDADRLDAIGAQGIARTFAYGGNKNRLIYHPDQKPVLHQSFEAYKKNDGHTINHFYEKLLLLKDRMNTEAGRKMAEERHRFMEQFLDQFFREWHGEF, encoded by the coding sequence ATGACTTCCCCCGACAGGATCATAGAAGAAACCCGAAAGCACGTGAAAGCCCTGTTTGCCGATGACGGTTCGGGCCACGACTGGTGGCACATCTACCGGGTTTGGACCGTGGCGGGCAAGCTGGGCGAAACGGAAGGCGCGGATCGCACTGTGGTGGAACTGGGCGCTCTCTTGCACGACATCGCCGACTGGAAATTTCACGATGGCGATAACACCATCGGCCCAAAAAAAGCGCGGCAATGGCTGGAAAGTCAGGGAGCGGATGCGAACACCATCGGCCATGTGTGCGACATCGTAGCGACCATCTCCTACAAGGGAGCCGGAGTGTCCACCCCCATGCAGACGCTGGAGGGTAAAGTCGTGCAGGACGCCGACCGGTTGGATGCCATCGGCGCTCAGGGCATCGCCCGGACCTTTGCCTATGGCGGCAACAAGAACCGCTTGATCTATCACCCCGATCAGAAGCCGGTTCTGCACCAGAGCTTCGAGGCCTACAAGAAAAACGACGGCCACACCATCAACCACTTTTACGAAAAACTTCTTCTGCTCAAGGACCGGATGAACACGGAGGCGGGACGAAAAATGGCAGAAGAAAGGCACCGCTTCATGGAACAGTTTCTCGACCAGTTTTTCAGGGAATGGCATGGAGAATTCTGA
- a CDS encoding iron dicitrate transport regulator FecR yields the protein MENSEILKQAAELLANSRRVLFLTSAGMSADSNIPTFRDKDGYWRNFPPFKEKNLEAQDLASPWAFRNELQYAWAFYEWRRRNAHENEPHKGYRIINRWMSEQFDSAFIHTTNTDGYHLRSGSPSELVMEVHGSMWRLQCLEVCSHNFWDEDSVPLCEMSYDTMKAWDYPLCPHCRAIARPHILMFGDGEYVGHPQQERNFRDFLGESIDLAILVGSSGAVPTNDYIALHLQDRGTKVININPDPSANAIVRTEYFLPMTSEAAFIALDAATFGRASS from the coding sequence ATGGAGAATTCTGAAATTCTAAAACAAGCGGCGGAGCTTCTGGCAAACTCCAGGCGGGTGTTGTTTCTGACCAGCGCCGGTATGAGCGCCGACTCCAACATCCCCACTTTTCGAGACAAAGACGGCTACTGGCGAAACTTCCCGCCCTTCAAGGAAAAAAATCTGGAAGCGCAGGACCTTGCCAGTCCGTGGGCGTTTCGTAACGAACTTCAGTACGCCTGGGCGTTTTATGAATGGCGGCGGAGAAACGCTCACGAAAATGAACCGCATAAGGGCTATCGCATCATCAACCGCTGGATGAGTGAACAGTTTGATAGCGCGTTCATCCACACCACCAACACCGATGGCTATCATCTGCGCTCCGGCTCGCCATCCGAACTGGTAATGGAAGTGCATGGGTCCATGTGGCGGCTGCAATGCCTGGAGGTGTGCAGTCATAATTTTTGGGATGAGGATTCCGTTCCGCTTTGCGAGATGTCTTACGACACCATGAAAGCCTGGGACTATCCTTTATGCCCTCACTGCAGGGCCATCGCCCGGCCACATATTTTAATGTTTGGCGACGGGGAGTATGTCGGGCATCCTCAACAGGAAAGAAACTTTCGCGATTTTCTCGGTGAATCGATAGATCTGGCAATTCTGGTGGGCAGTTCCGGGGCGGTGCCAACCAATGATTATATCGCCCTTCATCTGCAGGACAGGGGGACGAAAGTAATCAACATCAATCCCGATCCTTCCGCCAACGCCATCGTCCGCACGGAATATTTCCTGCCGATGACCAGCGAAGCCGCGTTCATCGCGCTGGATGCAGCGACGTTTGGAAGGGCATCGTCTTAG
- a CDS encoding DUF1566 domain-containing protein — MRVLILALVLFFSSSLPVFAKCTKDEVCAMVGKMNHFAILDECPAAGPLLTECRQVSKTVMGTLPEPNFVDNGDGTITDTVNKLLWIKKGKFDQKYKLKDAKTVALTAEEAGRTGWRLPTLPEMKTLLYKERVINASGKKAWINPLFDDGLGHYYWTTTTCDQVSVIEDRYQEKICQEGDKAAWFLHFNIGAVAWFHTNLERPFVWLVQDAK; from the coding sequence ATGCGGGTTCTGATACTTGCGCTTGTTTTATTCTTTTCCAGTTCTCTTCCAGTTTTTGCCAAATGCACCAAGGATGAAGTATGTGCCATGGTTGGTAAAATGAACCACTTTGCCATTCTGGACGAATGTCCCGCCGCCGGCCCGCTTCTGACAGAATGCAGACAGGTTTCCAAAACAGTAATGGGAACCTTGCCCGAACCCAATTTTGTCGATAATGGCGATGGCACGATCACTGATACCGTCAACAAATTACTGTGGATTAAAAAAGGTAAGTTCGACCAAAAATATAAGCTCAAAGATGCAAAAACCGTTGCCCTTACTGCGGAGGAAGCCGGGCGCACCGGATGGAGGCTTCCCACCCTTCCGGAAATGAAAACCCTGCTCTACAAAGAAAGGGTCATCAATGCGAGCGGCAAAAAAGCCTGGATCAATCCCCTGTTCGATGATGGATTGGGGCATTACTACTGGACGACGACGACATGCGACCAGGTTTCCGTAATCGAAGACCGCTACCAGGAAAAAATTTGTCAGGAAGGCGACAAAGCCGCATGGTTTCTCCATTTCAACATCGGAGCCGTTGCCTGGTTTCACACCAACCTGGAAAGACCCTTCGTCTGGCTGGTACAGGACGCAAAATAA
- a CDS encoding YdiU family protein translates to MNLINELDFTNTFVKMGPELYQLKSPDPVSEPYLVDFNPQGAELIGLDPAEAERPEFVEFCAGNKLPAGAQPLAMAYSGHQFGSYNPRLGDGRGLLLGEVTNGNGQKWDIHLKGAGPTRFARGFDGRATLRATIREYLAGEALHGLNIPTTRSLAIIGIRELIYRQTPELAAILVRISDSHIRFGSFELFHYTNNPAKVTELADYVIHNHHPDIEHEADKYQLLFRRVMTATASMIAKWQAAGFVHGVMNTDNMCITGVTFDYGPYGFIDHFNPNYTPNTSDHSGRYSLGKQAEIGYWNLSKWGETLCNLVAPEDIMEELSQYQTTYNNFYRELMGQKLGLAILDEEFTTLIGSLFQLLYKNPVDYTNFFRALSDYPESNGLIHAFNTPKEIEDWLDRYRKLIEREDADFEDRKATMDSVNPKFILRQYLLQRAIDKALKESDFSEIQRLRVLLEDPFKDRPEIFKQYDIDPEFYAADTPDSQLGIQLSCSA, encoded by the coding sequence TTGAATTTAATAAATGAATTAGACTTCACCAATACCTTCGTCAAAATGGGACCGGAGCTTTACCAGCTGAAGTCCCCGGACCCGGTCTCGGAACCTTATCTGGTCGATTTCAACCCGCAAGGGGCTGAACTCATCGGCCTGGACCCTGCGGAAGCAGAACGCCCGGAATTTGTCGAGTTCTGCGCTGGCAACAAACTTCCCGCCGGTGCGCAACCGCTGGCCATGGCTTATTCAGGCCATCAGTTCGGTTCTTACAACCCGCGGCTGGGCGATGGCAGGGGACTCCTGTTGGGAGAAGTGACCAACGGCAACGGGCAGAAATGGGACATCCATTTGAAGGGAGCCGGCCCCACCCGATTCGCACGCGGGTTTGACGGACGCGCCACCCTGCGGGCTACCATCCGCGAGTATCTGGCCGGGGAAGCCCTGCACGGACTGAATATTCCAACCACCCGTTCCCTGGCCATCATCGGCATACGCGAACTCATTTACCGGCAAACGCCGGAATTGGCCGCAATACTGGTGCGCATCAGCGATTCACATATTCGCTTCGGAAGTTTTGAGTTGTTCCATTACACCAACAATCCGGCAAAAGTCACCGAGCTTGCCGATTATGTCATCCACAATCATCACCCGGACATCGAGCACGAGGCGGATAAATATCAACTGCTTTTCAGGCGGGTGATGACGGCCACCGCAAGTATGATTGCCAAATGGCAGGCGGCGGGGTTCGTCCACGGCGTGATGAACACCGACAACATGTGCATCACCGGCGTCACCTTTGATTACGGCCCCTACGGGTTCATCGACCATTTCAACCCCAATTACACTCCCAATACGTCCGACCACAGTGGGCGCTACTCCCTGGGAAAGCAGGCAGAAATCGGCTACTGGAATTTGAGCAAATGGGGGGAAACCCTCTGCAATCTGGTCGCCCCCGAAGATATTATGGAGGAATTGTCGCAATACCAAACCACGTACAACAATTTCTACCGCGAACTCATGGGGCAAAAACTGGGGCTGGCCATTCTCGATGAGGAGTTCACCACCCTGATCGGAAGTCTGTTTCAACTGCTCTACAAAAACCCGGTGGATTACACTAATTTTTTTCGCGCCTTATCGGACTATCCTGAAAGTAACGGGCTGATCCATGCCTTCAACACCCCCAAGGAAATTGAAGACTGGCTGGACCGCTATCGCAAGTTGATCGAGCGGGAAGATGCGGACTTCGAAGATCGCAAGGCAACGATGGACAGCGTGAACCCTAAATTTATTCTGCGGCAATACCTGTTGCAACGGGCAATCGACAAGGCGTTGAAGGAGTCGGATTTTTCTGAAATCCAACGCTTGCGCGTACTATTAGAGGATCCGTTCAAAGACCGACCGGAGATTTTTAAGCAATATGATATCGACCCTGAATTTTATGCCGCCGACACCCCGGACTCGCAACTGGGCATTCAACTCAGTTGTTCGGCTTGA
- a CDS encoding tetratricopeptide repeat protein — protein sequence MQNLHFITKSFAGLLIFAFFSGSTAVFAQGEYESGQAQEKTTRNITSLSRQGSHQEALLLAEQLLYDREQTYGPEDPYVAEITQTMANIYLQTGNYAKAEPLLHRTLKIRNRTLGPKHLDTAETLNSLGQLYYQIGNYREAEPVYRRAITIREDELGESVPLVAESLNNLAELYRKTGRYAEADPLYQRSLKIWEDTHGPEHPTVANSLNNLALFYYQIGEYSKVETLYKKSLAIYEKTLGEYHPNVANSLNNLAEFYRKQGDFEKAEPLYVRSLQIREDVFGKEHPKVASSLNNLAGLFYSTGDHARAELYYLRAIRIKEKVLGPDNPQVAQTLNNLAELYRKMSYFSQAEPLLERSLEIKKKAYGLEHPSVATALNNLAGLYYGKGEYEKAEPFYQKSLEIWQKSLGPNHPNIQVSLNNLANLYRKMGKNDKAEPLIARLNELKEQNPQSASK from the coding sequence ATGCAAAATCTTCACTTCATAACAAAATCCTTTGCAGGTCTTTTGATATTTGCCTTTTTCAGTGGCTCCACTGCCGTTTTTGCGCAGGGTGAATATGAGTCAGGTCAAGCTCAGGAGAAGACAACAAGAAATATCACTTCCCTTTCCCGGCAGGGGTCGCATCAGGAAGCGTTGCTGTTGGCCGAGCAACTATTATATGACCGAGAGCAAACCTACGGCCCGGAAGATCCCTACGTTGCCGAAATCACCCAAACCATGGCGAATATTTATCTCCAGACCGGGAATTATGCCAAGGCAGAGCCGCTGTTGCATCGAACCCTTAAAATTAGAAATAGAACCCTGGGGCCGAAACATCTGGACACTGCGGAAACGTTGAACAGCCTGGGGCAATTGTATTACCAAATAGGGAACTATCGAGAAGCGGAGCCTGTTTATAGACGCGCTATAACAATCAGGGAGGATGAACTGGGAGAATCCGTTCCTTTGGTGGCGGAGTCTCTCAATAACCTGGCGGAGTTGTATAGAAAGACCGGACGTTATGCGGAAGCGGACCCCCTGTATCAAAGGTCATTGAAAATTTGGGAAGATACTCATGGTCCCGAACATCCCACCGTTGCCAATTCTCTGAACAACCTGGCTTTGTTTTACTATCAAATTGGCGAATACTCCAAGGTGGAGACTTTATATAAAAAGTCGCTGGCTATCTATGAAAAGACCCTGGGCGAGTACCATCCCAATGTGGCCAATTCTCTGAATAACCTGGCAGAATTTTATCGAAAACAGGGTGATTTTGAAAAGGCCGAACCCCTGTATGTACGGTCCTTGCAAATCAGGGAAGACGTTTTTGGTAAGGAACACCCTAAGGTCGCGTCTTCCCTGAATAACCTGGCCGGGCTTTTTTACAGTACGGGAGATCATGCCCGCGCCGAGCTTTATTATTTGCGGGCGATCCGCATCAAGGAAAAAGTATTGGGACCCGATAACCCGCAGGTGGCCCAGACTCTCAATAACCTGGCGGAGCTCTACCGGAAGATGAGCTATTTTTCCCAGGCGGAACCGCTTCTGGAGCGGTCTCTGGAGATCAAGAAGAAGGCCTATGGCCTGGAGCATCCTTCTGTGGCCACGGCGCTCAATAACCTGGCGGGGTTGTATTACGGCAAGGGAGAATATGAAAAAGCCGAACCGTTTTACCAAAAGTCACTTGAAATCTGGCAAAAATCCCTGGGGCCGAACCATCCCAACATTCAAGTGTCGCTCAACAACCTGGCCAACCTGTACCGCAAGATGGGAAAAAATGATAAGGCCGAACCCCTGATCGCTCGCTTGAACGAGTTGAAGGAACAAAATCCGCAATCCGCTTCGAAGTAA
- a CDS encoding ACT domain-containing protein encodes MNNWYILTLVGKDQPGIVARLSTALCQGGCNLGDSSMARLGNNFTIMMMVQFEGTIQDLEKIVAPAAEALELRNHVDPVEGGQHHLIQPNVRISVYCSDRPGVMEEVTSALTDAGLNILNLDSNIGTEENTPNYYIHIEGNVSGGIEPLYEALDTLSHEKQMQTQLIPIDTLLG; translated from the coding sequence GTGAATAATTGGTATATCCTCACTCTGGTGGGAAAAGACCAGCCTGGAATCGTTGCCAGATTGAGCACCGCCCTGTGTCAGGGGGGGTGCAATCTTGGGGATTCGTCCATGGCCCGGTTGGGAAATAATTTCACCATCATGATGATGGTCCAGTTCGAGGGAACCATTCAGGATCTGGAAAAAATAGTGGCTCCTGCCGCAGAGGCACTGGAACTCCGCAATCATGTAGATCCGGTGGAGGGGGGCCAGCATCACCTGATTCAACCCAACGTCCGCATCAGCGTTTATTGTTCGGATCGTCCCGGAGTCATGGAAGAAGTCACCTCCGCTTTGACGGACGCCGGTCTCAATATTCTCAATCTGGATTCCAATATTGGGACCGAAGAAAACACTCCCAATTATTATATCCATATCGAAGGCAACGTCTCCGGCGGTATTGAACCTCTTTATGAGGCGCTCGATACTCTTTCCCATGAAAAGCAAATGCAAACTCAGTTGATCCCCATTGACACCCTTTTGGGCTGA
- a CDS encoding tetratricopeptide repeat protein yields the protein MKKILLAIMLLSFLTSGCAEMSQNMKWPPEWMETSSENQTEEDSEESRKPKKSLSYWKQIKGWATNAGSMLSSKEEPVGEQPAEKDVSDDEIQMASKKPTESTPKNSKDKNTAEKPPQVNKVEKAAEKIVEAKVHFNLAMEFVYSEKYQEAVSPLKKAVDLHPDNAEFHYSYGLVFQKLDKHKEAAQEFKRSLDLNPEFWQAHYRLGIEFQTLGKEKNALEHFEKTAKLNPKFSEVQFDLGSMYEKRKEFKKSIDHFQKAAQIDPKNPSFTYHLALVNLQSQKIDQAIKSFEKTAKIFPDYKDIGFKLGKLYSETGKYDAAIENLTRAIKKEPADNEAYFLLHNSYWEKKQYPEAINILKSLIQAHPEKPEPYFTLGQAYMLLNRHQEAIEPFQSLIKLNPDNFKAHNSLGLLFEKTRNHKLALSHFKEAVRIAPENYLAHFNLGLAYMNQNKTTSAIKEFEDVTRINPDLAQAHWSLAVLYDKVNDGGNALFHSKRAESLFKDKFKTKKSDQAKQYSQALLQKYRR from the coding sequence ATGAAAAAGATACTGCTTGCTATCATGTTGTTGAGCTTCCTGACATCAGGGTGCGCAGAAATGTCTCAAAACATGAAATGGCCCCCGGAGTGGATGGAAACATCTTCAGAGAATCAAACCGAGGAAGACAGCGAGGAGTCTAGGAAACCTAAAAAGTCGCTTTCCTACTGGAAACAAATAAAAGGCTGGGCCACCAATGCAGGCTCCATGCTATCTTCCAAAGAGGAACCCGTAGGCGAGCAACCTGCCGAAAAGGATGTATCCGATGATGAGATACAAATGGCGTCAAAGAAACCGACCGAATCAACGCCTAAAAATTCAAAGGATAAAAATACCGCTGAGAAACCGCCGCAAGTGAATAAAGTTGAAAAAGCCGCCGAGAAAATCGTGGAAGCTAAAGTGCATTTCAACCTGGCAATGGAGTTTGTTTATTCCGAAAAATACCAGGAAGCGGTTTCACCTCTGAAAAAAGCCGTCGATCTTCATCCTGATAACGCTGAGTTCCATTACAGCTATGGATTGGTATTTCAAAAGCTGGACAAACATAAAGAAGCCGCTCAAGAGTTTAAGCGCTCACTCGACTTGAATCCAGAGTTCTGGCAAGCCCATTACCGGTTGGGAATTGAGTTTCAGACACTCGGAAAAGAAAAAAACGCCCTGGAACACTTTGAAAAAACCGCAAAGCTCAATCCAAAATTTTCCGAGGTTCAATTCGATCTCGGCTCCATGTATGAAAAACGTAAAGAGTTCAAGAAAAGTATCGATCATTTCCAAAAGGCGGCCCAGATCGATCCGAAAAACCCCAGTTTTACTTACCATTTAGCCCTGGTCAACTTGCAATCTCAAAAAATTGATCAGGCCATAAAATCATTTGAAAAAACCGCAAAAATTTTTCCAGATTATAAAGATATCGGTTTCAAGCTCGGAAAATTGTACTCAGAAACAGGGAAATACGATGCGGCCATTGAAAATTTAACACGGGCCATTAAGAAAGAACCTGCCGACAATGAGGCCTATTTTCTTTTGCACAATTCCTACTGGGAGAAAAAACAATATCCTGAAGCCATCAATATCCTGAAAAGCCTGATCCAGGCCCACCCTGAAAAACCGGAACCCTACTTTACCCTTGGGCAAGCTTATATGTTACTCAATCGGCATCAGGAGGCGATTGAACCCTTCCAGAGTCTTATAAAACTCAATCCCGATAACTTTAAAGCGCACAACAGTCTGGGACTGCTTTTCGAAAAAACCCGGAACCACAAACTGGCACTTTCCCATTTTAAAGAAGCTGTAAGAATCGCCCCGGAAAACTATCTGGCTCATTTCAACCTCGGGCTGGCATACATGAACCAAAACAAAACCACCTCTGCCATCAAGGAGTTCGAAGATGTGACGCGAATCAATCCGGATTTGGCCCAGGCCCACTGGAGTCTCGCCGTTTTGTACGACAAGGTAAACGATGGAGGCAATGCCCTTTTCCATTCCAAAAGAGCCGAAAGTTTGTTTAAGGATAAATTTAAAACCAAAAAATCGGATCAGGCCAAACAGTACTCCCAGGCATTGCTCCAAAAATACAGACGCTAA